From a region of the Paenibacillus segetis genome:
- the nrdE gene encoding class 1b ribonucleoside-diphosphate reductase subunit alpha yields MRHIELNNLLMQRDSSGFFQLEKDQEAVEAFMEEVGRKSMTFADIPTQIRYMIDHDYYENLYERYSETEVEEIFALTRSYHFQFQSYMAASKFYTDYALKSNDRSFYLEHYSDRVAVVALHLGRGHIDIARTLAASMMDQRLQPATPTFLNAGKSRRGEMVSCFLLEMDDSLNSINYIIGTCLQLSKIGGGVAVNLSKLRGRGESIKGVEDAAKGIMPVLKLMEDAFSYADQMGQRKGSGAGYYNIFGWDLLEFLDSKKINADEKTRLKTLSIGLIVPDRFYKLAENNEPLHVFAPYSVYRAYGTHLDDMDLDEMYDVLLADPRVRKKVVMSARDMLTKIATVQLESGYPYIMNKSNANKGHALKNIGPIKMSNLCTEIFQLQETSDINDYGQDNIIRRDICCNLASLNIVNVMEHKKIKESVHEGMIALTAVSDMTNIANAPGVAKANREMHSVGLGAMNLHGYLAKNKIAFESEEAKDFARTFFMMMNYHSLEKSMEIAKETGAVFAGFEQSDYGDGSYFNRYEEQDYRPVTSKVQELFEGIDIPGPAQWTELKKHVGKHGLYHAYRLAIAPTQSISYVQNATSSVMPIVEQIETRTYANSTTFYPMPYMNRDNFFYYKSAYQMNQFKVLDLIAEIQQHIDQGVSTVLHVNSDVTTRELARYYIYAARKGLKSLYYTRTNRLTVEECVSCSV; encoded by the coding sequence TTGCGTCATATTGAACTGAACAATCTGCTGATGCAGCGTGACTCGTCTGGTTTTTTCCAATTGGAAAAGGATCAGGAGGCCGTTGAGGCGTTTATGGAAGAAGTAGGACGCAAGAGCATGACTTTTGCTGATATTCCTACGCAAATTCGTTATATGATTGACCATGATTACTATGAAAACTTATATGAGCGCTATTCAGAGACTGAGGTTGAGGAAATTTTTGCTCTTACTCGGAGTTATCATTTTCAATTCCAGTCCTACATGGCTGCTTCGAAGTTCTATACAGACTATGCACTGAAAAGTAATGATCGTTCTTTCTATCTGGAGCATTATTCCGATCGAGTGGCAGTAGTAGCGCTACATTTAGGAAGAGGACATATCGATATTGCTCGCACGCTTGCGGCTTCGATGATGGATCAACGACTTCAACCAGCGACGCCAACGTTCCTGAATGCTGGTAAAAGCCGTAGAGGTGAGATGGTATCTTGCTTCTTGCTAGAAATGGATGATTCACTTAATTCGATCAACTATATCATTGGGACCTGCTTACAGTTGTCCAAGATCGGTGGAGGTGTGGCGGTCAATCTCTCCAAACTACGTGGTCGTGGCGAGAGTATTAAAGGCGTTGAAGACGCAGCTAAAGGGATAATGCCGGTACTCAAACTCATGGAGGATGCCTTCTCCTATGCAGATCAGATGGGGCAACGTAAAGGTTCAGGAGCTGGATATTACAACATCTTTGGATGGGATTTGCTTGAATTTTTAGATAGTAAGAAAATCAATGCCGATGAGAAGACGCGACTGAAGACGTTATCCATCGGGCTAATTGTACCGGATCGGTTCTATAAACTGGCAGAGAACAACGAACCACTGCATGTATTTGCGCCTTATAGTGTGTATCGTGCATATGGCACTCATCTGGATGATATGGATCTTGATGAAATGTATGATGTTCTACTCGCTGACCCACGTGTTCGTAAAAAGGTTGTCATGAGTGCTCGTGACATGTTGACGAAGATCGCTACGGTTCAATTAGAGTCAGGTTACCCTTATATTATGAACAAGAGTAATGCAAATAAGGGACATGCGCTTAAAAATATCGGGCCAATCAAAATGTCGAATCTTTGCACGGAAATATTCCAACTCCAAGAAACTTCGGACATTAACGATTACGGTCAAGACAACATCATCCGTCGTGATATCTGCTGCAATCTAGCTTCCTTAAACATTGTAAATGTAATGGAGCATAAGAAAATTAAGGAATCCGTACATGAGGGAATGATCGCACTTACGGCAGTAAGCGATATGACGAATATCGCTAACGCACCTGGTGTGGCGAAAGCCAACCGTGAGATGCATTCCGTAGGGCTTGGAGCTATGAACTTACATGGCTACTTAGCGAAGAATAAAATTGCATTTGAGAGTGAAGAGGCTAAAGATTTTGCCCGTACCTTCTTCATGATGATGAACTATCATTCACTTGAGAAGAGTATGGAAATTGCCAAAGAGACTGGGGCTGTGTTTGCAGGTTTCGAGCAATCCGATTATGGTGATGGTTCGTATTTTAATCGTTATGAAGAACAGGATTACCGCCCGGTGACATCCAAAGTGCAGGAATTGTTCGAGGGGATCGACATCCCAGGGCCAGCACAATGGACGGAACTTAAGAAGCATGTAGGGAAGCATGGTTTGTATCACGCTTATCGCCTTGCGATTGCACCGACTCAAAGTATTTCCTATGTACAGAATGCGACATCCAGCGTGATGCCGATTGTAGAACAAATTGAGACGCGTACCTATGCGAATTCAACGACGTTTTACCCTATGCCTTATATGAATCGGGATAATTTCTTTTATTATAAATCTGCTTATCAAATGAATCAGTTCAAGGTGCTCGATTTGATCGCTGAGATTCAACAACATATTGATCAGGGTGTATCTACGGTTCTTCACGTAAATAGTGATGTGACTACCCGTGAACTGGCTCGTTATTATATCTACGCTGCACGTAAAGGGCTGAAGTCCTTGTACTACACGCGTACCAACCGCCTGACAGTTGAAGAGTGCGTTAGTTGCTCAGTGTAA
- the nrdI gene encoding class Ib ribonucleoside-diphosphate reductase assembly flavoprotein NrdI, with the protein MLIAYDSKTGNVKRFINKLNLPALQIDDHMTVEEPFVLITYTTGFGQVPDRVMSFLERNYQHMLGVAASGNRNWGNKFARSADIISERYHVPVISKFEMAGTKRDAQYFESEVSRVASY; encoded by the coding sequence ATGCTAATTGCCTATGATTCAAAGACCGGAAACGTAAAGAGATTTATTAACAAATTGAATTTACCTGCACTACAAATAGATGATCACATGACGGTGGAGGAACCGTTTGTGCTCATTACTTATACGACTGGATTCGGTCAAGTACCTGATCGTGTAATGTCCTTTTTGGAACGAAATTACCAACATATGCTTGGTGTAGCTGCTAGTGGTAATCGCAACTGGGGTAACAAATTTGCTAGAAGTGCTGATATAATATCTGAACGCTATCATGTGCCCGTGATTAGTAAATTTGAGATGGCGGGAACAAAGCGTGATGCGCAATATTTTGAGAGTGAGGTGAGCCGAGTTGCGTCATATTGA
- a CDS encoding glycosyltransferase, translating into MVNENFIADMLQLFHSSPSLGMFGVVGAQQLPQSGVWWEAVHRFGKVMESHTGVLSELSFQEPSGIYERVEALDGLLMVTQYDLPWREDIFKGWHFYDASQCYEFISNGYEVGVPKQIQPWCVHDCGLVNTSNGFAENQQIFRAEYGLGRVLYGNTFHQLGRHCQIDPTCDFFATEGVAIEDRVKLQKDCWVMLPYNNYHGEPRIRIGTGSDIGRRCNLSAVSHISIGREVIIAPNVHIKDHNHAYQNVNIPIMKQGISSWTDRVSIGTDAGSGLMQ; encoded by the coding sequence ATCGTCAACGAGAACTTTATTGCAGACATGTTGCAACTGTTCCATTCTTCCCCCTCCCTCGGAATGTTTGGTGTTGTTGGCGCGCAGCAACTTCCGCAATCAGGTGTATGGTGGGAAGCGGTGCATAGGTTCGGTAAGGTGATGGAGAGCCATACTGGTGTATTGAGTGAATTATCATTTCAGGAACCATCTGGGATCTATGAAAGGGTGGAAGCTCTGGATGGTTTACTCATGGTTACACAATATGATTTACCTTGGCGGGAGGATATATTTAAAGGCTGGCACTTCTATGACGCGTCTCAGTGTTATGAATTTATTAGTAATGGATATGAAGTTGGCGTACCCAAGCAAATACAGCCATGGTGCGTCCACGATTGCGGGCTTGTTAATACATCTAATGGGTTTGCCGAGAACCAACAAATCTTTCGAGCGGAGTATGGCTTGGGGCGAGTTCTATACGGCAACACGTTTCACCAGTTAGGTAGGCATTGTCAGATTGATCCCACTTGCGATTTTTTCGCTACGGAAGGGGTCGCTATCGAGGACAGGGTCAAACTGCAGAAGGACTGTTGGGTAATGCTGCCTTATAACAACTATCATGGGGAGCCACGGATTCGTATCGGAACCGGCTCGGATATCGGTAGACGATGCAATCTGTCCGCTGTAAGTCATATTTCCATTGGGCGTGAAGTAATCATTGCTCCGAATGTTCATATTAAGGATCATAATCATGCTTACCAGAATGTAAATATACCGATAATGAAGCAAGGAATTAGTTCGTGGACTGATCGTGTGAGTATCGGGACGGATGCTGGATCGGGATTAATGCAGTGA
- a CDS encoding response regulator, translated as MKKKLLIVDDQYAIRKLLEEMFCSEDYETFEASNGEQALQMLDLVSPDLIFLDMKMPGLNGAEVMELINERGSKAFVVVITAYKELESVQRANYIEPTLEFAKPFDIYEVQNAVRNILQMDTGMQSSLS; from the coding sequence TTGAAGAAGAAATTGTTGATAGTGGATGATCAGTATGCCATACGTAAACTACTGGAAGAGATGTTTTGTTCGGAGGATTATGAGACCTTTGAAGCTTCGAACGGCGAGCAGGCCCTTCAGATGCTGGATCTTGTTTCTCCCGATTTAATATTTCTCGACATGAAGATGCCAGGTCTAAATGGTGCTGAAGTGATGGAATTGATCAATGAAAGAGGGTCAAAAGCATTTGTTGTGGTCATTACGGCATATAAAGAATTAGAGTCTGTTCAACGTGCAAATTATATAGAACCCACGCTGGAATTCGCTAAACCTTTTGATATTTATGAAGTTCAAAATGCCGTTCGTAATATACTGCAAATGGATACTGGTATGCAATCATCACTAAGTTAG
- a CDS encoding carbohydrate ABC transporter permease, producing the protein MSIKGRLRKDATVAGMFLLPSIIGFSLFYIIPFAMGVYYSFMDSSVNSQFVGLDNYRELIASESFQKAAANTFYFTGVSVPVMLALSLGLAMLLNQNVYFRSWLRTAYVLPLVVPVASVILIWQILLDWNGSLNAWLSIFGFERVDWMKTDAARTVVIVVYLWKNVGYNIILFLAGLQQIPKDYYETAQIEGAGRFRQFGSITLVYLTPTMFFVIIMSIINSFKVFRETYLIAGDYPHDSIYMLQHYMNNMFMSLDVQKLTAAATMMVGCILLIVILLFMLERRFRQFME; encoded by the coding sequence ATGTCGATAAAAGGAAGACTCCGTAAGGATGCTACGGTGGCAGGGATGTTTCTTTTACCAAGCATCATAGGGTTTTCGTTATTCTATATCATTCCATTTGCCATGGGTGTTTATTATTCCTTTATGGATAGTTCAGTCAATAGCCAATTTGTTGGTTTGGACAATTACCGCGAGTTGATCGCAAGCGAATCCTTTCAAAAGGCTGCTGCCAATACGTTCTATTTTACCGGAGTTAGCGTTCCAGTGATGCTTGCGTTGTCACTAGGATTGGCAATGTTGCTGAACCAAAATGTATATTTTCGCAGCTGGCTCAGGACAGCTTATGTGCTCCCGCTCGTCGTTCCTGTAGCCTCGGTTATTCTAATCTGGCAAATTCTACTCGATTGGAACGGTTCTCTTAACGCCTGGCTGAGTATCTTCGGATTTGAACGTGTGGATTGGATGAAGACAGATGCAGCAAGAACCGTGGTGATCGTCGTTTATTTATGGAAAAACGTTGGTTATAACATTATTTTATTCTTAGCCGGGTTACAGCAAATTCCGAAGGATTATTATGAAACCGCCCAAATTGAAGGCGCTGGACGGTTCCGACAGTTTGGCAGTATTACGCTTGTCTATTTAACACCGACGATGTTTTTTGTCATCATCATGTCCATCATCAATTCGTTTAAAGTGTTCCGAGAAACGTATTTAATCGCGGGTGACTATCCGCACGACAGTATATATATGCTGCAACATTATATGAACAACATGTTCATGTCACTAGATGTTCAAAAATTGACGGCAGCGGCAACGATGATGGTCGGCTGCATTCTACTTATTGTGATCTTGCTGTTTATGTTGGAACGTCGGTTCCGACAGTTTATGGAGTAG
- the nrdF gene encoding class 1b ribonucleoside-diphosphate reductase subunit beta: MSAIQAVNWNRPDDDFTNMFWYQNIQQFWTDDEIPLSDDKMSWITLSDTERDCYMKVLGGLTLLDTVQGGVGMPKILEHVDGLQRKAVLGFMAMMEQIHAKSYSSIFTTLASTEEIDQVFRWVEDNPILQRKAQTVSKYYKGIHSPKDLYMAMAASVLLESYLFYSGFFYPLYLAGQGKMTCSGEIIDLILRDESIHGVYVGLLAQEIYNELNPEEQRDLYAKLENLVHDLHANEERYTEEIYSSIGLVDEVKAFVRYNANKAMMNLGFDPLFEEEEVNPIVFNGINTRTKQHDFFSKKGNGYVRAMHVESLTDEDFKFDF; this comes from the coding sequence ATGAGCGCAATCCAAGCCGTGAACTGGAATCGGCCTGATGATGATTTTACCAATATGTTCTGGTATCAGAACATTCAGCAATTTTGGACAGATGATGAAATCCCGTTATCTGATGATAAAATGTCCTGGATCACGTTAAGTGATACTGAACGAGACTGCTACATGAAAGTGCTAGGTGGACTAACATTACTCGACACGGTTCAAGGCGGTGTGGGTATGCCCAAAATACTAGAGCATGTCGATGGTTTGCAGCGTAAGGCGGTACTCGGCTTCATGGCGATGATGGAGCAAATTCACGCCAAATCGTACAGTAGTATTTTTACCACGCTTGCATCTACGGAAGAGATTGATCAAGTATTTCGCTGGGTAGAAGACAATCCGATTCTGCAGCGTAAAGCGCAGACCGTATCTAAGTACTACAAAGGAATTCATTCTCCTAAAGATCTCTATATGGCCATGGCAGCATCTGTCTTGCTAGAGAGCTACTTATTCTATAGTGGTTTCTTCTATCCATTGTACCTGGCTGGTCAAGGGAAGATGACCTGTAGTGGTGAGATTATCGATTTGATCCTTCGAGATGAGAGTATCCACGGTGTATATGTTGGTCTGTTAGCTCAAGAGATTTATAACGAGCTAAATCCTGAGGAGCAGCGTGATTTGTATGCAAAGCTGGAAAATTTGGTCCACGATTTGCACGCAAATGAGGAGCGATACACGGAAGAAATTTATTCGTCGATTGGTTTAGTGGATGAAGTTAAAGCGTTTGTACGCTACAATGCGAATAAAGCGATGATGAATTTGGGATTTGATCCTCTGTTTGAAGAAGAAGAAGTTAACCCTATCGTATTCAATGGGATTAACACACGTACGAAACAACATGATTTTTTCTCTAAAAAGGGTAATGGTTACGTGCGTGCCATGCACGTAGAGTCCTTGACAGATGAAGATTTCAAATTTGATTTTTAG
- a CDS encoding MerR family transcriptional regulator — translation MRKYLRGEIASLANVNMATLRYYENHGLIPAPPRSESGYRLYSEDVLTRMEFIKNAKLCGFTLKEIKKALINSADGSISITDFIDFINRKMDRIDEEIAAKEQTKHMLLELKNNLESTMKAPEVQEVLDILHMDS, via the coding sequence ATGAGAAAATATCTGCGAGGAGAAATTGCGAGTTTGGCCAACGTGAATATGGCTACATTGAGGTATTACGAGAATCATGGCCTTATCCCAGCTCCTCCACGATCGGAATCAGGGTACCGACTTTACTCGGAAGATGTGTTGACAAGGATGGAATTTATTAAAAATGCTAAACTCTGCGGTTTTACGCTAAAGGAAATTAAAAAAGCATTAATTAACTCGGCAGATGGAAGTATTAGCATTACTGATTTTATTGACTTTATCAATAGAAAGATGGATAGGATCGACGAAGAAATTGCTGCTAAAGAGCAAACAAAGCATATGTTGTTGGAATTGAAAAATAACCTAGAATCAACCATGAAGGCTCCTGAGGTGCAAGAAGTACTCGATATTCTTCATATGGATTCATAA
- a CDS encoding beta-N-acetylhexosaminidase, translated as MKLCFEGDLTSLLPGIQVLSQELNYTLAEDGITVRVETSAGELEVGLEHEQGKAYIRYGQKHQFFRGLGLLVQHGVNGTSFNIREKQQFDTIGPMFDLSRNAILTLDSFKFMLRKMALMGLNTVMLYMEDTYEISGEPYFGYMRGRYTQAELRAIDDYADQFGIEAFPSIQTLAHLEEFLKWEPVGQYKDTKGALLVGDDRVDQLVEKMINSASAPFRSRKIHIGMDEAEELGRGKYLDLNGYQSRFDIMTGHLDKVLEITRRLGLNAMMWSDMFMKFASADGREQYNTDEQIPTEMAARIPKDVDMVYWDYNHIDAEDYEKLIAKHRPLGCNLVFAGAVWIFNTFGVNYGLSLNATDTALKVCKKEGIREVYATMWGDDGNESNPLAALLGLQLYAEHAYTEGTPDWEQVAERVKFCTGTSAEAFLKFKDLDETPGQEPNNSKQSNPSKFLLYQDVLLGMFDKQIDGLALNAHYGELEQVIKGIRVPDAELDYLFEVPEKLCGVLKLKSEVGIELKQAYDAGDKGTLKRIATDVLPEIAEAVQALRAAHRKQWLGMFKPFGWEVIDIRYGGVVNRLDTASMRLLDYVDGRLASIEELEQERLLYSSSNRYNNRGIGWCSYYYRMATPNVFFHVLNPF; from the coding sequence ATGAAATTATGTTTTGAAGGGGATTTAACGTCATTACTGCCAGGTATTCAAGTCTTGTCACAGGAGCTTAACTATACTCTTGCAGAAGACGGTATTACCGTCCGTGTTGAGACATCTGCAGGCGAACTGGAAGTTGGGCTTGAGCATGAGCAAGGAAAAGCATACATAAGATATGGACAAAAACATCAGTTCTTTCGGGGACTTGGATTACTTGTGCAACATGGTGTTAATGGAACTTCCTTCAACATTCGTGAGAAGCAACAGTTCGATACGATTGGCCCGATGTTCGACCTGTCACGGAATGCAATACTGACTTTGGACAGTTTTAAGTTCATGCTACGAAAAATGGCATTGATGGGCCTTAACACTGTAATGCTGTATATGGAAGATACATATGAGATTAGCGGAGAGCCGTATTTCGGATACATGCGGGGTCGGTATACGCAAGCTGAGCTGCGAGCCATTGATGATTATGCCGATCAATTTGGAATTGAGGCCTTTCCAAGTATTCAGACACTCGCTCATTTAGAGGAATTCCTGAAGTGGGAACCGGTTGGACAATACAAGGATACCAAAGGGGCGCTTCTTGTCGGTGACGACAGGGTCGATCAATTAGTTGAGAAGATGATCAATAGCGCCAGTGCTCCGTTTCGCAGTCGTAAAATTCATATTGGTATGGATGAAGCAGAGGAACTTGGTCGTGGGAAGTATCTGGACCTGAACGGGTATCAGAGCCGATTCGATATCATGACGGGGCATCTGGACAAGGTATTAGAGATTACTCGGCGTCTCGGCTTGAATGCCATGATGTGGAGCGATATGTTCATGAAGTTTGCTTCCGCTGATGGCCGGGAGCAGTATAACACCGATGAGCAAATCCCTACGGAAATGGCGGCACGTATTCCGAAGGATGTCGATATGGTGTATTGGGATTACAACCATATTGATGCGGAGGACTATGAGAAGTTGATCGCGAAGCATCGTCCTCTAGGATGTAATCTCGTGTTTGCTGGGGCTGTTTGGATCTTCAATACATTTGGCGTTAACTATGGTCTGTCACTTAACGCTACAGATACAGCACTTAAAGTATGCAAAAAGGAAGGAATCCGGGAAGTCTACGCTACAATGTGGGGTGACGACGGTAATGAGAGTAACCCGCTTGCGGCATTACTTGGCTTGCAACTTTACGCCGAGCATGCTTATACGGAGGGGACACCGGACTGGGAGCAAGTGGCGGAGCGCGTCAAGTTCTGTACCGGAACTTCAGCTGAAGCCTTCTTGAAATTCAAGGATCTGGATGAAACCCCAGGCCAGGAGCCTAACAACAGTAAGCAAAGCAATCCGTCGAAATTTCTTCTATATCAAGATGTGCTGCTTGGTATGTTTGATAAGCAGATCGATGGGCTTGCGTTAAATGCCCACTATGGTGAACTGGAACAGGTGATCAAGGGCATACGTGTTCCTGATGCAGAACTGGATTACTTGTTTGAGGTGCCTGAGAAATTATGTGGTGTACTGAAGCTGAAGAGTGAAGTCGGTATCGAGCTGAAGCAGGCTTATGATGCTGGTGATAAGGGAACTCTGAAAAGAATAGCAACAGATGTGCTACCTGAGATAGCAGAAGCGGTGCAAGCGTTGCGTGCTGCTCACCGTAAGCAATGGCTAGGGATGTTCAAGCCATTTGGTTGGGAAGTGATCGATATTCGCTATGGGGGAGTAGTAAATCGGCTGGATACGGCTTCGATGCGTCTTCTTGATTATGTGGATGGTCGACTTGCTAGTATTGAAGAGTTGGAGCAAGAACGTCTTCTCTATAGCTCATCCAATCGGTACAATAATCGAGGAATCGGTTGGTGCAGCTATTATTATCGGATGGCCACTCCGAATGTCTTCTTTCACGTGTTGAATCCTTTTTAA
- a CDS encoding alpha/beta hydrolase: protein MNMEKTPKEQLEAIKGYLKQVNVVEGKSVEHIRQQMEEAVTQLPKLPNIVIEPVQMGDLSGEWVSTNEDHTEYDDEVGFESNQQVILYFHGGGFTSGSCNYYRDLAARISKSSGIKVLVLEYRLAPEHPYPAANEDCLFAYRWLQANGHSADHIVLGGDSVGASLVLMTLLSLRDHGEALPAGAFLISPHSDLVNLDGESYESRAELDPTGSLNGNQAILTHYLGSYSGPIPELLSPLRMDLGGLPELLIQVGDHEVLLSDATRLAERATAAGVQVSLEVWENMWSVFHFLAYMLPEAEQAISNIGQFVGARLKIEI, encoded by the coding sequence ATGAACATGGAGAAAACTCCAAAAGAGCAGTTAGAAGCTATTAAGGGCTACTTAAAACAAGTAAACGTTGTCGAAGGTAAATCCGTGGAGCACATTAGACAGCAGATGGAGGAGGCGGTGACACAGCTTCCTAAACTACCTAATATCGTGATTGAGCCCGTGCAAATGGGGGATTTGAGCGGAGAGTGGGTTAGCACAAACGAGGATCATACTGAATACGACGATGAAGTCGGCTTTGAATCTAATCAACAAGTCATCCTATATTTCCACGGTGGGGGGTTCACTTCAGGTAGTTGTAACTATTACCGTGATCTAGCTGCAAGAATATCGAAATCCAGCGGGATAAAAGTTTTGGTATTAGAGTATCGTCTTGCACCTGAGCATCCATATCCTGCCGCCAATGAAGATTGTCTGTTCGCCTACCGTTGGTTGCAGGCTAACGGGCATTCTGCTGATCATATCGTGCTTGGAGGAGATTCTGTGGGAGCAAGTCTGGTGCTAATGACGCTTCTATCTTTACGAGATCATGGTGAAGCTCTACCAGCAGGGGCGTTCCTCATCTCACCGCACAGTGATCTTGTGAATTTAGATGGCGAATCCTATGAGAGTCGTGCAGAGCTTGATCCTACGGGCAGCTTGAACGGTAATCAAGCGATATTAACTCATTATTTAGGTTCATACTCAGGACCCATTCCAGAGTTGTTGTCTCCTCTGAGGATGGACCTAGGTGGCCTACCTGAGCTGTTAATTCAAGTAGGTGACCATGAAGTGCTGTTAAGTGATGCTACACGGTTAGCCGAGCGTGCTACAGCTGCAGGTGTCCAAGTCTCGCTGGAGGTATGGGAAAATATGTGGAGTGTATTTCATTTTCTAGCATATATGTTACCCGAAGCAGAGCAGGCGATATCGAATATTGGTCAGTTTGTAGGAGCAAGGCTTAAAATCGAGATTTGA
- a CDS encoding helix-turn-helix domain-containing protein, giving the protein MAFDYSLIGKRIKHARDKQGITQEVLAEKLDVSNAYISKIERGKTPINLDRLSQLCVVLDESPEYILSGANIPTQDYLRNEIILMLEDCSPEKIKLIMQVIKSIVEFKEQ; this is encoded by the coding sequence ATGGCTTTTGATTATTCACTAATAGGTAAGAGAATTAAACATGCTAGAGACAAACAAGGGATTACACAAGAAGTATTAGCCGAGAAACTGGATGTTTCGAATGCGTACATAAGTAAAATTGAACGAGGAAAAACTCCCATTAACTTGGACAGACTGTCACAATTGTGTGTTGTTCTTGATGAATCACCTGAGTACATACTAAGTGGCGCAAACATTCCTACTCAAGATTATCTAAGAAATGAGATTATCCTCATGTTAGAGGACTGCTCCCCAGAGAAGATCAAATTGATTATGCAAGTGATCAAGTCCATTGTAGAATTTAAAGAACAGTGA
- a CDS encoding YfjL-like protein, whose translation MRKIRIQYIVLFLIFILFGSVAFFFYTEINGYPWKHAEVKREAVTYMKEKYNMDVKVVGSSFNFKFDYYTAQVYNTKDSNKTVIRIEKQRFYDENNQAGGEQLEDNYREVYWEKEINDELHQKYSTFYKLNDIETSTIDIPSFTSPLRNGVSSLQDRNGVFIPSAPEYNYILDVDLKTNDFTEELLQELIFVIRDLVNTEFRVDIVVSGKYEVSDTEGERRRTKYLDLPYEKLKEIENVEDLKKEISEY comes from the coding sequence ATGAGAAAAATTAGAATCCAATATATCGTTCTATTTTTAATCTTCATTCTGTTTGGGTCGGTAGCCTTCTTCTTCTATACAGAAATTAATGGATATCCATGGAAGCATGCAGAAGTGAAAAGAGAAGCCGTAACCTATATGAAGGAAAAATATAATATGGACGTGAAAGTGGTTGGAAGTTCTTTTAATTTTAAGTTTGATTATTATACGGCCCAGGTTTACAACACAAAAGATAGTAATAAAACTGTAATTAGGATTGAGAAGCAACGGTTCTATGACGAGAATAATCAAGCTGGAGGAGAACAGCTAGAAGATAATTATAGAGAAGTCTATTGGGAAAAAGAAATCAATGATGAATTACATCAAAAGTACTCTACGTTTTATAAACTGAATGATATCGAAACATCGACGATTGATATTCCCTCTTTCACGTCTCCACTCCGAAATGGTGTAAGTTCTCTTCAAGATCGTAATGGTGTTTTTATTCCTTCAGCACCAGAGTATAACTACATATTAGATGTTGATCTGAAAACTAACGATTTCACGGAAGAATTGTTACAAGAACTTATTTTTGTGATTCGGGATTTAGTGAACACGGAGTTTAGGGTTGATATCGTTGTATCAGGGAAATATGAAGTAAGTGATACGGAGGGTGAGCGGAGAAGAACGAAGTATTTAGACTTACCCTATGAGAAGTTAAAAGAGATAGAAAATGTCGAAGACCTGAAGAAAGAAATCTCTGAATATTAA